From one Gammaproteobacteria bacterium genomic stretch:
- a CDS encoding response regulator — translation MRLLLVEDDELLGNGLQVGLQQSGYAVDWVKDGQSAELFLGAGTYDLMILDIGLPKRSGLEVLKSLRGAGDPLPVLLLTARDTVEDKVAGLDSGADDYLVKPFDLDELAARIRALLRRRSGRSEPVIRHRDIVLDPASHAVTHAGRPVELAPREFAVLQQLLENRGRVLSRAQLEQNLYSWKDEVDSNAVEVHIHHLRRKLWPELIRTIRGVGYVIDKEA, via the coding sequence ATGCGCTTACTTCTCGTGGAAGACGATGAGCTGCTGGGCAACGGCTTGCAGGTCGGTTTGCAGCAAAGCGGCTATGCGGTGGATTGGGTCAAGGACGGACAGTCCGCCGAGCTCTTTCTGGGCGCCGGGACCTACGACCTGATGATTCTCGACATCGGTCTCCCCAAGCGATCCGGGCTGGAAGTCCTGAAATCGCTGCGTGGCGCGGGTGATCCCCTGCCCGTGCTGCTGCTGACCGCGCGCGATACCGTGGAAGACAAGGTCGCCGGGCTCGACAGTGGCGCCGACGATTATCTGGTCAAACCCTTCGATCTGGATGAGCTGGCCGCTCGCATCCGTGCCCTGCTGCGCCGGCGCAGCGGACGCAGCGAGCCGGTGATCCGTCACCGCGACATCGTCCTCGATCCCGCGTCCCATGCGGTCACGCACGCCGGTCGTCCGGTGGAGCTGGCGCCGCGCGAGTTCGCCGTGCTGCAGCAATTGCTCGAGAATCGCGGCCGGGTATTGTCGCGTGCCCAGCTGGAGCAGAACCTGTATTCCTGGAAGGACGAGGTAGACAGCAACGCGGTCGAGGTCCACATCCACCATCTGCGCAGGAAGCTGTGGCCCGAGCTGATCCGCACCATCCGCGGCGTCGGCTACGTCATCGACAAGGAAGCATGA
- the purT gene encoding formate-dependent phosphoribosylglycinamide formyltransferase has translation MTYRLGTPLSPSALRVMLLGSGELGKEVIIALQRLGVEVIAVDRYPGAPGHQVAHRSHVIDMTDARALRALVEQERPHLVVPEIEAIATPALLDIESEGLAEVIPTARAAHLTMNREGIRRLAAEELDLPVSRYAFADGLDELRRAIEDGVGYPCIVKPVMSSSGKGQSTVGDAGDVAAAWDYAQSGGRVRQGRVIVEEMIDFDFEITQLTVRAVGAGGAVETFFCEPIGHLQQRGDYIESWQPQPMSALALERARAIAGAVTASLGGRGIFGVELFVKGDQVWFSEVSPRPHDTGMVTMATQRQSEFDLHARAILGLPVDASLLCPGASAVIYGGADAVGIAFDGIGEAMSVPGTDLRLFGKPEAYTRRRMGVALAHGGDVDDARRRARLAASRVRPVIPA, from the coding sequence ATGACGTATCGTTTGGGCACGCCGCTGTCCCCGTCCGCCTTGCGGGTGATGCTGCTCGGCAGCGGTGAGCTCGGCAAGGAGGTCATCATCGCTCTGCAGCGACTCGGCGTGGAGGTGATCGCCGTCGACCGGTATCCCGGTGCGCCCGGACATCAGGTGGCGCATCGGTCGCACGTGATCGACATGACCGATGCGCGCGCGTTGCGCGCCCTCGTCGAACAGGAACGTCCCCACCTGGTCGTGCCCGAGATCGAGGCGATCGCCACCCCGGCGTTGCTCGACATCGAGTCCGAGGGACTCGCGGAGGTCATTCCCACGGCGCGCGCGGCCCATCTCACCATGAACCGGGAGGGCATCCGCCGGCTCGCGGCGGAGGAACTCGACCTGCCTGTCTCGCGCTACGCCTTCGCCGACGGACTCGACGAGCTGCGCCGTGCGATCGAGGACGGCGTCGGCTATCCCTGCATCGTCAAGCCGGTGATGTCGTCCTCCGGCAAGGGGCAATCCACCGTCGGTGACGCCGGTGATGTCGCCGCGGCGTGGGATTATGCCCAGAGCGGCGGGCGCGTCCGGCAGGGCCGCGTCATCGTCGAGGAGATGATCGACTTCGATTTCGAGATCACCCAGCTCACCGTGCGCGCGGTGGGCGCCGGCGGGGCTGTCGAGACCTTTTTCTGCGAGCCGATCGGTCACCTGCAGCAGCGCGGAGACTATATTGAGAGCTGGCAGCCGCAGCCCATGTCGGCGCTGGCGCTGGAGCGTGCCCGCGCGATCGCCGGTGCGGTCACCGCCAGCCTGGGCGGCCGCGGTATTTTCGGCGTGGAGCTGTTCGTCAAAGGGGACCAGGTCTGGTTCAGCGAGGTCAGTCCGCGCCCGCACGATACCGGTATGGTGACCATGGCCACGCAGCGCCAGAGTGAGTTCGATCTGCATGCGCGCGCGATCCTGGGCCTTCCAGTGGATGCCAGCCTGCTCTGTCCCGGGGCGAGCGCAGTCATCTACGGCGGGGCCGACGCGGTCGGCATTGCCTTCGACGGGATCGGCGAAGCCATGAGCGTGCCCGGGACCGACCTGCGCCTGTTCGGCAAACCGGAGGCCTATACGCGCCGCCGGATGGGAGTTGCACTCGCGCATGGCGGTGATGTGGACGACGCGCGCCGGCGCGCGCGCCTGGCCGCTTCCCGGGTGCGGCCAGTGATTCCTGCTTGA
- a CDS encoding sensor histidine kinase N-terminal domain-containing protein: MNPSLRNRLLFTLLPITLVLWAIVGIVIYAATQSEVDELIDAQLAQSARLLLNLMGHELEEEEMKPGYMSEDDIAEQFAEFSHKYEQRLAFQMWILAENRIWLRTDTAPRYRMSERSSGFEDRTIEGDPWRVYVLTDPAGRLQVQVGESSARREELRNYIAWRVLIPILLLLPLLAVMIWYSVGRAMMPLRRIADDVKNRRLDNLHPIPGVAVPVEAKPLIDALNALFQRLHQAFETERRFTADAAHELRTPLAALKTQAQVALRATADEERRRALHQVITGVDRATHLAQQLLTLARIDPTLWVGRDKVDLGDLASGVLAEIAPVALAKDIEISLDAGVATPVQGDRAMLGIMLRNLVDNAIKYTPAGGRVEVRVERRGSATVLSVADSGPGIPPEERTRVFERFYRQIGASAPGSGLGLSIVKRITDLHQAEVRLETAELGGVRVEVIFDGSA; the protein is encoded by the coding sequence ATGAATCCGTCCCTGCGTAACCGTCTGTTATTCACTCTTCTGCCCATCACGCTGGTGCTGTGGGCGATCGTGGGCATCGTCATCTATGCCGCCACCCAGAGCGAGGTGGACGAGCTGATCGATGCCCAGCTCGCGCAATCGGCGCGCCTGCTGCTGAATCTCATGGGACATGAGCTGGAAGAGGAAGAGATGAAGCCGGGGTACATGAGCGAGGACGACATCGCGGAGCAGTTCGCCGAGTTCTCTCACAAGTACGAGCAGCGTCTCGCCTTCCAGATGTGGATCCTGGCGGAGAATCGCATCTGGCTGCGCACCGACACCGCGCCGAGGTACCGCATGTCGGAGCGCAGTTCCGGCTTCGAGGACCGGACCATCGAAGGCGATCCCTGGCGCGTCTATGTTCTGACCGATCCCGCCGGCCGTCTCCAGGTGCAGGTTGGGGAAAGCTCCGCGCGACGGGAGGAGCTTCGCAACTATATCGCCTGGCGCGTGCTGATACCGATACTGCTGTTATTGCCCCTGCTTGCCGTCATGATCTGGTATAGCGTCGGCCGGGCGATGATGCCCTTGCGCAGGATTGCCGACGACGTCAAGAACCGGCGGCTGGATAACCTGCATCCGATCCCCGGCGTCGCGGTGCCGGTCGAGGCGAAGCCCCTGATCGATGCGCTCAACGCGCTGTTTCAGCGCCTGCACCAGGCTTTCGAGACCGAGCGCCGATTCACTGCCGATGCCGCCCACGAGCTGCGAACCCCGCTGGCCGCACTGAAGACCCAGGCCCAGGTCGCCCTGCGTGCGACTGCGGATGAGGAGCGTCGTCGGGCGCTACACCAGGTGATCACCGGCGTCGATCGGGCAACGCATCTGGCCCAGCAACTGCTCACACTGGCCCGTATCGACCCTACCCTGTGGGTCGGTCGCGACAAGGTGGATCTGGGCGATCTGGCCTCCGGGGTGCTGGCCGAGATCGCGCCGGTCGCGCTGGCCAAGGATATCGAGATCAGCCTGGATGCCGGTGTCGCTACTCCGGTCCAGGGTGATCGGGCAATGCTCGGCATCATGCTGCGCAATCTGGTCGATAATGCGATCAAATACACGCCGGCCGGTGGCAGGGTCGAGGTGCGTGTCGAACGGCGCGGATCCGCCACCGTGCTCAGCGTGGCCGACAGCGGTCCGGGGATACCGCCGGAGGAGCGAACCCGCGTGTTCGAACGATTCTATCGTCAGATCGGCGCCAGCGCGCCGGGGAGCGGTCTCGGTCTTTCCATCGTCAAGCGCATCACCGACCTGCATCAGGCGGAGGTGCGGCTGGAAACCGCGGAACTGGGTGGTGTGCGTGTCGAGGTGATCTTCGACGGTTCAGCCTGA
- the rnd gene encoding ribonuclease D codes for MDQKIYYVDSAEALKELCGRISGKPWLALDTEFIRESTYYPRLCLLQLATDDTIACIDPLAITRLDALMEILFDPAVIKVFHACGQDMEIFYHDHGRLPGPVFDTQLAAPLLGLPSQASYASLVQELLGKALAKSHTRTDWSRRPLASAQIDYALDDVRYLGPLFLKLRAELEQRGRLAWLQDQFATLSDPARYHTPPELAWRRIRAAGRLSGRRLEILKALAAWREERARTEDRPRGWILPDEALIDIARMGPVDAEQLASLRSVKRQTAQEYGGEILARVRQAKAVPASGTDAPPADRAGPLDPRQEALADIMMALVRVRGAEHAINPGMLASRDDLARLILGERDGEILQGWKKDLIGDGLLQLMAGQLIPRIENGTARFDPAPV; via the coding sequence ATGGACCAGAAGATCTATTACGTGGACAGCGCAGAGGCGCTGAAAGAACTGTGCGGACGCATCAGCGGGAAGCCCTGGCTCGCGCTCGATACCGAGTTCATCCGGGAGAGCACCTATTATCCGCGCCTGTGTCTGCTTCAGCTCGCCACCGATGACACCATCGCCTGCATCGATCCGCTCGCGATCACCCGCCTCGATGCGCTCATGGAAATCCTGTTCGATCCCGCCGTCATCAAGGTGTTTCACGCCTGCGGCCAGGACATGGAAATTTTCTATCACGACCACGGCCGGCTGCCGGGCCCGGTATTCGATACCCAACTCGCGGCACCGCTGCTCGGCCTGCCGAGCCAGGCGAGCTATGCCAGCCTGGTGCAGGAACTGCTGGGGAAAGCACTGGCGAAATCCCACACGCGCACTGACTGGTCGCGCCGCCCCCTCGCATCGGCGCAAATCGATTATGCGCTCGACGATGTGCGCTACCTCGGCCCGCTGTTCCTGAAGCTGCGGGCGGAACTGGAACAGCGCGGTCGCCTCGCCTGGCTGCAGGACCAGTTTGCCACCTTGTCCGATCCGGCGCGCTATCACACCCCGCCCGAGCTGGCGTGGCGCCGGATCCGCGCGGCCGGCAGACTCTCGGGCCGGCGGCTGGAGATACTGAAGGCCTTGGCGGCCTGGCGCGAGGAGCGCGCCCGGACGGAGGATCGGCCACGCGGCTGGATACTGCCGGACGAAGCGCTGATCGACATTGCGCGCATGGGACCCGTCGATGCGGAACAGCTCGCCAGCCTGCGTTCGGTCAAGCGCCAGACCGCGCAGGAATACGGCGGGGAGATCCTCGCGCGGGTTCGCCAGGCCAAGGCCGTTCCTGCCTCCGGGACGGATGCGCCCCCCGCGGATCGCGCGGGTCCGCTCGATCCGCGCCAGGAAGCGCTCGCCGATATCATGATGGCGCTCGTCCGCGTGCGCGGGGCGGAGCATGCGATCAACCCGGGCATGCTGGCATCGCGCGACGATCTGGCCCGCCTCATCCTCGGCGAGCGGGACGGGGAAATCCTGCAGGGCTGGAAGAAAGACCTGATCGGAGACGGCCTGCTGCAACTCATGGCGGGGCAACTCATTCCGCGCATCGAGAACGGCACGGCCCGCTTCGATCCGGCGCCTGTCTGA
- a CDS encoding cation:proton antiporter, whose amino-acid sequence MKPGVLESVLVLLVVSVLTVSVFRRFRLPAILAYLCVGVMVGPHGLAWVQDSEATRLFAEYGVVFLLFTVGLEFSLPRLLAMRHAVLGLGSAQVVLTTLAAGGAAWALGLSKAAAFVVGGAVAMSSTAIVIKQLTERLELNSRHGGLSVGILLFQDLAVIPFLILIPVLAGGDQDAVVWELLWALVKGIVVVVLMLAAGHWLLRPLFHEIASSRSSELFTLTALLMALAAAWFTHFAGLSLALGAFLAGMMLGETEFRHQVEADIRPFRDVLLGLFFITIGMLLELSVLPGILHWTVLVLVCIVVVKLAVVVVLARITGAEPGVAVRTGIALAQGGEFGLVLLSLALGARLLDHHNAQIILAAVILSMALSPLMISYNGVIAKRLFAGSYLRQREQILHEVAQDASGLKGHVIICGYGRIGQNIARLLAKEGFEHIALDLDPVRVRDARTAGERVFYGDSTHQEMLEAAGIARARALVASFDDVAATLKILPQARRLRPDIPILVRTRDDTDLERLQHAGATEVVPETLEASLMLSSHLLLLLNVPVSRVLREVKEVRDGRYRLLREYFHGQEDTEAGPETDGGARRLQIVKLEAGAHAVARTLGEIRLGMLGVEVTALLRDGIRREAPEPLTQLRAGDTLVLFGTAGAIEAAEARLLRG is encoded by the coding sequence ATGAAGCCCGGCGTGCTCGAATCGGTCCTGGTGCTGCTCGTCGTATCCGTTCTCACCGTTTCCGTCTTTCGTCGCTTCAGGCTGCCGGCGATCCTCGCCTATCTGTGCGTCGGCGTCATGGTCGGACCGCACGGTCTGGCCTGGGTGCAGGACAGCGAGGCGACACGCCTGTTCGCCGAATACGGGGTGGTGTTCCTGCTGTTCACCGTGGGACTGGAGTTTTCGCTCCCGCGCCTGCTTGCCATGCGGCACGCGGTGCTGGGCCTGGGCAGCGCGCAGGTCGTACTGACAACCCTGGCGGCCGGTGGCGCGGCCTGGGCGCTGGGCCTGTCCAAGGCCGCCGCCTTCGTCGTGGGTGGTGCGGTCGCGATGTCATCCACCGCGATCGTGATCAAGCAGCTCACTGAGCGGCTCGAGCTGAATTCACGTCATGGCGGATTGTCGGTAGGTATCCTGCTGTTCCAGGATCTCGCCGTGATCCCGTTTCTGATCCTCATCCCCGTGCTGGCCGGAGGTGATCAGGATGCGGTGGTGTGGGAGTTGTTGTGGGCGCTGGTGAAAGGCATCGTGGTGGTGGTGCTGATGCTCGCGGCCGGGCACTGGTTGCTGCGTCCGCTGTTCCACGAGATCGCCTCCTCCCGATCTTCCGAGCTGTTCACGCTCACGGCCCTGTTGATGGCGCTGGCCGCCGCCTGGTTCACGCATTTCGCCGGGCTGTCGCTCGCGCTGGGCGCCTTTCTCGCCGGCATGATGCTCGGTGAGACCGAGTTCAGGCACCAGGTGGAGGCAGATATCCGTCCGTTCCGCGACGTGCTGCTTGGCCTGTTCTTCATCACCATCGGCATGCTGCTCGAACTTTCCGTTCTGCCTGGCATCCTGCACTGGACGGTGCTGGTCCTGGTCTGCATCGTTGTCGTCAAGCTGGCCGTCGTCGTGGTGCTGGCGCGAATCACGGGAGCGGAACCGGGCGTGGCGGTGCGCACCGGTATTGCCCTCGCGCAGGGCGGCGAGTTCGGACTGGTGCTGCTGTCTCTCGCCCTGGGCGCGCGCCTGCTTGATCATCACAATGCCCAGATCATTCTGGCGGCCGTGATCCTCAGCATGGCGCTGAGCCCGCTGATGATCAGTTACAACGGGGTGATCGCGAAGCGTCTCTTCGCCGGGAGTTATCTGCGCCAGCGCGAGCAGATTCTGCACGAGGTCGCGCAGGACGCGAGCGGTCTCAAGGGACACGTCATCATCTGTGGTTACGGGCGCATCGGACAGAACATCGCCCGCCTGCTGGCCAAGGAGGGTTTCGAACACATCGCGCTCGATCTCGATCCGGTGCGGGTACGTGACGCGCGCACCGCCGGCGAGCGCGTCTTCTACGGCGATTCGACCCATCAGGAGATGCTGGAGGCGGCCGGGATCGCGCGTGCCCGCGCGCTGGTGGCGAGTTTCGACGACGTGGCCGCGACCCTGAAGATCCTGCCGCAGGCGCGGCGCCTGCGGCCCGATATCCCGATCCTGGTGCGTACCCGCGACGATACCGATCTGGAACGCCTGCAGCACGCGGGTGCGACTGAGGTCGTGCCGGAGACGCTGGAGGCGAGCCTGATGTTGTCCTCTCACCTGCTGTTGCTGCTCAATGTGCCGGTATCGCGCGTGCTGCGTGAGGTGAAGGAGGTTCGTGACGGGCGTTATCGGCTGTTGCGTGAATACTTCCACGGCCAGGAAGACACTGAGGCCGGGCCGGAAACGGACGGTGGCGCGCGACGCCTGCAGATCGTCAAGCTTGAAGCCGGCGCCCACGCCGTTGCGCGGACGCTGGGCGAGATCCGGCTGGGGATGCTCGGCGTCGAGGTGACCGCGCTGTTGCGCGACGGCATTCGCAGAGAGGCGCCGGAACCGCTGACGCAACTGCGCGCGGGGGATACCCTGGTGCTGTTCGGTACGGCCGGCGCGATCGAGGCGGCGGAGGCGCGTCTGCTGCGCGGCTGA
- a CDS encoding EAL domain-containing protein: protein MMESAIYQDADRTYAMFNGLRVDSHFQPIFSLAHQRVIGFEALMRATGPDGRPHGPHEVFAGTRSYTDTVLLDRLCRATHLYNFARQDTASCWLFLNINPRVIAEGRRSGSFLQSKLEQLGFPPQRVVIEIVEAALADESPLVDSVHHYRDLGCLIAIDDFGAGHSNFDRICRLRPDIVKLDRLIVAQAAVDPGIRSIVPGMVSLLHESGSLVVMEGIETENEAMVAMDADADFVQGYYFARPAPHAAVVREPGFDQLFDQFRDLTQRERTGYRTEIAPYLNSLGYASVLLQSSHPLEVACKGFLELPRAERCFLLDSEGRQIGANINSPTSQMVSNLRFAPLRAADGANWSRRHYFRRAISRPEKVQVTRPYLSAATATPCITVSIAFKVRGERRVLCGDLRWDERHVQP, encoded by the coding sequence GTGATGGAGTCGGCCATCTACCAGGACGCCGACCGTACCTATGCGATGTTCAACGGGCTCAGGGTGGACTCGCATTTTCAGCCGATCTTCAGTCTGGCCCATCAGCGCGTGATCGGATTCGAGGCGCTGATGCGCGCGACCGGTCCCGACGGGCGGCCGCATGGGCCACATGAAGTGTTCGCCGGGACACGCAGCTATACCGATACGGTGTTGCTCGACCGCCTGTGTCGCGCGACGCACCTGTACAACTTCGCACGCCAGGACACGGCTTCCTGCTGGCTGTTTCTCAACATCAATCCCCGCGTCATCGCCGAGGGACGGCGCTCCGGTTCCTTTCTGCAGTCGAAACTCGAGCAGCTGGGGTTCCCGCCGCAGCGGGTGGTGATCGAAATCGTCGAGGCCGCGCTGGCGGATGAGTCGCCGCTGGTGGATTCCGTCCACCATTACCGCGACCTCGGTTGTCTGATCGCGATCGATGATTTCGGGGCGGGCCATTCCAATTTTGACCGCATCTGCCGCCTGCGTCCGGATATCGTCAAACTCGACCGCTTGATCGTCGCCCAGGCGGCGGTCGATCCCGGCATCCGTTCCATCGTGCCCGGCATGGTGTCGCTGCTGCACGAGTCGGGTTCGCTGGTCGTGATGGAGGGGATCGAAACCGAGAATGAGGCGATGGTGGCGATGGATGCCGACGCGGATTTCGTACAGGGCTACTACTTTGCGCGTCCCGCTCCGCACGCGGCCGTGGTCCGGGAGCCCGGATTCGACCAGCTTTTCGATCAGTTCCGGGATCTGACACAGCGGGAGCGCACCGGCTACCGCACCGAGATTGCGCCCTATCTGAACAGCCTCGGATATGCCTCCGTGCTGCTGCAGTCGTCTCATCCGCTCGAGGTCGCCTGCAAGGGTTTTCTCGAGCTGCCGCGCGCGGAGCGCTGTTTCCTCCTCGACAGCGAAGGTCGCCAGATCGGGGCCAACATCAATTCGCCGACCTCCCAGATGGTGTCCAATCTGCGCTTCGCTCCGTTGCGCGCCGCGGACGGCGCCAACTGGTCGCGACGGCACTATTTCCGCCGCGCCATATCGCGGCCGGAAAAGGTCCAGGTCACGCGTCCCTATCTCTCGGCCGCCACCGCCACCCCCTGCATTACCGTCTCAATCGCCTTCAAGGTGCGTGGAGAGCGTCGTGTCCTGTGCGGTGATCTGCGCTGGGACGAGCGCCATGTACAGCCCTGA
- a CDS encoding class I SAM-dependent methyltransferase, with protein sequence MLRADQLAEISRRTLGHYDGRAEQFWEGTRDHDVSQNRAALLRHIRSAPPLRLLDLGCGPGRDLIAFRSLGHQPTGLEGAPRMCALARRLSGCEVLCQDLLRLDLPADAYDGVFANASLFHVPAQELPRVLSELRRSLRTHGVLFSSNPHGDNQEGWQGERYGCYHDLVQWRRYLGDAGFTELEHFYRPPGLPRAQQPFLATVWKMQAAPA encoded by the coding sequence ATGCTGAGGGCTGACCAGCTTGCCGAAATCTCCCGCCGCACACTGGGTCATTACGATGGACGGGCCGAACAATTCTGGGAAGGCACCCGCGATCACGATGTCAGCCAGAACCGCGCCGCGCTGCTGCGGCACATCCGCTCGGCGCCGCCGCTGCGCCTGCTCGATCTCGGCTGCGGCCCCGGCCGCGACCTGATCGCCTTCCGGAGTCTCGGACACCAGCCGACCGGACTGGAAGGGGCGCCGCGCATGTGCGCACTCGCGCGCCGGTTGTCCGGCTGTGAGGTGCTATGCCAGGATTTGCTGCGGCTGGACCTGCCAGCGGACGCCTACGACGGGGTGTTCGCCAACGCGTCGCTGTTCCATGTCCCCGCACAGGAGCTGCCGCGCGTGCTGTCGGAACTGCGCCGTTCCCTGCGCACGCACGGAGTACTGTTCAGCTCCAACCCTCATGGCGACAATCAGGAAGGCTGGCAGGGGGAGCGTTACGGCTGCTATCACGATCTCGTACAATGGCGCCGCTACCTGGGCGATGCCGGCTTCACGGAGCTCGAGCATTTCTACCGCCCGCCCGGACTGCCACGCGCGCAGCAGCCGTTTCTCGCCACCGTATGGAAAATGCAGGCGGCACCCGCCTGA